From the genome of Pelosinus fermentans DSM 17108:
CGCTTTATCGATTTTTTAAAGGACGCGTAGCGTTTTTCTTATAGCAGATGATCCTCAAGTTGGAATTCATATGAGGACTCTTGCCACGAACTTTTAGAGGAATGATATTTTCGCTCAACAAAGGTAACCCATCTATCTTGTCTGATAAGTAAGATTGTAGAAGAGCGTGTTCCATACTCTGGACTTTCAATGAAGATCGAGGAGAGAGTACGCTCTAATTCCAAGCCGACGCCTGTGTTTGGCAGCAGATCATCAGCAGCTTGCTCTCCATTGGTCAAAATCTGCCATAACTCATCTTCAAAATCATCCTCTTGCATAAGGCAATGGGCTAACTGCTGGCGTCCTTTTTCAAGCTTAGGCCAGGGAGTATTCAATAGATGATTGCAAAGCCCGTGGACTCCAGGCACGACGGGATGTATTTGTCCTTGTTTGTTCCCATAATACCATAGGGATTGCAGATCGCCAACAAGGAGGTTAAAACCATTGTACTGATCAGCTTGTTTAGAAATTTTTTCCAAGTACTCCTGGGGTGATTGCTGATTCTTGAGATAATTGGCAACTAAATGTCCTCTAGACAGTGCATCTGACGTATGTTGGCGAGGATCCCGATAGTTGGTTAGAGCTGCAAAGCGTCCATGGACAGTGATTCCCATCCAAGTGCCAAGCTCTTTTAAATCTCTTCCAGCTAAAATATGAGGATCGTCTGACCAATATTGGGCTGGGGCAGTAGGGCGGGAATAAAACTCATCCCGATTTGCAGCAACAATCAAAGGGTATTTGGGATGATGTTTGTAAGCAAATAAAATTAAGCACATCGGACAATAACCTCCCTTTATTTTATGGTTCTCCAAGTAAATACCTGTCACCTTCAAAAAATAGTGAA
Proteins encoded in this window:
- a CDS encoding NRDE family protein, producing MCLILFAYKHHPKYPLIVAANRDEFYSRPTAPAQYWSDDPHILAGRDLKELGTWMGITVHGRFAALTNYRDPRQHTSDALSRGHLVANYLKNQQSPQEYLEKISKQADQYNGFNLLVGDLQSLWYYGNKQGQIHPVVPGVHGLCNHLLNTPWPKLEKGRQQLAHCLMQEDDFEDELWQILTNGEQAADDLLPNTGVGLELERTLSSIFIESPEYGTRSSTILLIRQDRWVTFVERKYHSSKSSWQESSYEFQLEDHLL